The Mucilaginibacter sp. PAMB04168 genome contains the following window.
CTTCCAGCACGGCGGCATATCATTGGAGGAGATGATTATACCAGTGGCCACCTATGGCGTAAAGTAAGCTGCTTTGGTGCTTGCCAAAACCAGTCATTTATTACCGCCGATATCAAGGTTTTTAGCGTATTTCTGAATTAAATTTGTGTTTTTTATATGAACCGGACGTTGAATAGCATAGCCATTAGCGCCCTATCTGAGTTACCCATTGCGGCCGAAGCCCTCTTACAATTTGCGGGCAGCCAGAAAATATTTTTGTTTTACGGCAATATGGGCGCTGGTAAAACTACCTTCATTAAAACGCTGTGCGGGCAACTGGGCGTTATGGAGGCGGTTACCAGTCCTACTTTTTCTATTGTGAACGAGTATGCCGGGCGCGACGCACAGGTTTATCACTTTGATTTTTACAGGCTTAAGAATCAAGAAGAAGCATTAGACATGGGTTATGAAGAGTACTTCTATTCGGGTAATTACTGCCTTATTGAGTGGCCTGAAAAGATACCAGATTTACTGCCGCAACATTACATTAAAGTAAGCATTGCGGTAAGTAATGAACAAACACGGGAGTTTAGCTTTGAAAGTATTTAACGCCGTTTGTGTAAATTTGCTTACCTTCAAGC
Protein-coding sequences here:
- the tsaE gene encoding tRNA (adenosine(37)-N6)-threonylcarbamoyltransferase complex ATPase subunit type 1 TsaE — encoded protein: MNRTLNSIAISALSELPIAAEALLQFAGSQKIFLFYGNMGAGKTTFIKTLCGQLGVMEAVTSPTFSIVNEYAGRDAQVYHFDFYRLKNQEEALDMGYEEYFYSGNYCLIEWPEKIPDLLPQHYIKVSIAVSNEQTREFSFESI